Proteins encoded in a region of the Suncus etruscus isolate mSunEtr1 chromosome 1, mSunEtr1.pri.cur, whole genome shotgun sequence genome:
- the LOC126021425 gene encoding UPF0235 protein C15orf40-like has protein sequence MPKKAGAASKGKSQDPTPPPPRGPVSVDPKGCVTIAIHAKPGARLNAVADLTTEALSVAIAAPPSEGEANAELCRFLSKVLELRKSDVVLEKGSKSREKVVKLLAPTTPEEVLEKLKKQVEKE, from the coding sequence ATGCCGAAGAAAGCCGGTGCGGCGAGCAAGGGCAAGAGCCAGGACCCCACCCCGCCGCCACCCCGAGGGCCAGTGTCCGTCGACCCCAAAGGCTGTGTCACTATCGCCATCCACGCCAAGCCTGGCGCCAGGCTGAACGCCGTTGCAGATCTGACTACTGAGGCCTTGAGCGTGGCTATCGCGGCTCCTCCAAGTGAGGGAGAGGCGAATGCTGAGCTCTGCCGCTTCCTCTCCAAGGTCCTGGAGCTCAGGAAGAGCGATGTAGTTTTAGAGAAGGGCAGTAAATCTCGTGAAAAGGTGGTGAAGCTTTTGGCCCCCACAACACCAGAAGAAGTCTTGGAGAAGTTAAAAAAGCAAGTTGAAAAAGAATAA